The DNA region CCATATCGTTCATGTGGTGGTCAGCAAGAGGATACACTGAGTGATCATTTTAACTCAAAAATATACGACAGAAAACTTCTTGTTAACTATAATTTGAATTACAGTCCCCTTTAAGCAGAAAGGGACCAAAGTTATGTTCAATTTATCTCACAGAAACATGGAGGCGGAAATTTTACCTAAATCATGCCTAGAACCGTTATAATTTCTTCATACCACAATTCCTAAGAATCAGATAAGGGTCGCATTCGGGCATCTTCCCTAGTCAAGGGTGTCTGATCTGCACCTCACCTCACAAACTTGTGGGGagcagagtggaccgaaaacccttggatAGCGAAGATGGCATAAGGGGAAATGGACTTTCACTTGGACATACTGTGCatacacaaataaaaatgtaatgaaatgtATGGAGGCAATAGTTGTAAGCTTATGTTGTtcgtttttatataaaagaagGAAAGTCCTATCGATCTAAATAATTTGCGTAACTAGTCGTAATTTCATCTGATAAGGTAAGGCTATTCAGTTGTCTGTTACGGCGAGCAATGTGGTCCACGGGcctttgtttatatttctttCTCTATTATTTAGAGCgtatacactttttaaaaagatattgtgtATACTCTCTAAATAGTAGAGAAAATTGGAGGTGCACTCCCCCTATCCTTAACTGTTTTCAGATTCATTTCAACTTCAACAGATTACCTGCGCTGAAATAACAGTAGTCGTTTtcacatttaattgttttttttttctcttcaaatgTTCTAGTAAATTGCACATTAACATAATGATCGCATTACAGACATTGACATTTAATGACAGATTAAGTCTCAAATTTGTAATAATACATCACTGTAATTCTATAAATagtaagtaaataaaaataagatcactaaacaataaattaatttatcatagtgatatttttaacattttaattacTGAGTAATTATCATAATATTCTTTACAAGAGCTAAGAGAGGGGTCAAATATCAATAACATATGAAAAGTCAATACTTCGAATTTGGCGTGTTATggaaaaagtaaaatttgttagaattaaaagtacatttatacatgtatgatgtatctatctaaaattttattttatattaaacaaatagCTATTGATTTAAAACGCAGTGAATCATTGTGGGATTTGTAATACTGGGACAACTTGTTAACATTCTTGTTCTTCTTGCTGTTTAACATCTTTTCGAGAATTCCCCACGGATATCGAGACGGCACTCTAGGTCGTTTGATGTCCatgtttatttaatgttttgGGACCTAAGTACGATGCGACAACACTTTTCAAATTGAGTCttcttttgttttgtaatgACAGACTCTTTATGCGTTTGACTGTTTAATTCACATAAAGAATGCCATAATTATCACATACTAGTATGTCTACACCGCCGATATGTTTATACTGGGAATTTGGGGGTTTTGcttgtgtggttttttttgtttgtttttttttaaaagttaatattGTGAATTCTCCGTTTTCCGGTTCGATAAATATAGTTATAATTACTCTAAGTATCTTTCAGCCGTGGAGATTTGCCTTAAACcggtgttttttttgttttgttacaaatacatatacagGTATAAAGTGGAATTAACTTTTACGTCTGGTCCAAACAAAAACCTACGATTGAAGCACCATGTGTGTACCAGAAATTGGAAAACATACTGCTTTGAAGTGACACGCAGGAGTGAGACAGGGGTATATGGTGTCagcttttttttcattgttgcGGTAATCATACTGAATAATGAGAGACAAGAAAAATGGGTAGAAAGGGATGTACTCTggaaagaagatgggtggataaggcgtgtaaaatgcccatgcggtcggacaagctactgaaaaattaaaatataaagctgattttttataatcaaattcaattaaaacaatatatatttaacatgtcattgatttttaacctataaatatgttcaatacttggaatatgttgactcaaacaggcgtatacgtatcaagacctgcaaatactgtcatttttatttttttagaactTTGAGGCATTTCCTTTTTTAGAGTGGGtttgtgctccatatttttctcatagtctaaataaggtctattggaaaacaaaccgatttcaatcaacaaaaacgtggagagatgacccactatacattaaaaatatcattttgtatcccaacaaataaacgttttgaaaaaataatacaagtccgtaaattcgtggtcaaAGTCACCCATAATATTTAAACAGTCgactttgttgtgtctggaaTGGCTCAGTAGTTAGAGTACCTGACATAAGCTAActttatatatctagggtttttatgttatgggttcgataccaccaaaatttcttatcttttgttaaatatattaaaatctgaatatagttagaaaatTGCGCTTTtgaaaacttgtattataatatatttgaatagatttagcctaattgggaaaaaaataaattcaaaattgtagaaATACTACTAAAACGAATGGGCATTTTCGCCATCTTATTGTCTCATCTTCTTTATCTGCAGACCAGAACTGAACGGATTAGAACTATTTCAACAAGTGCTTGGACTTTTGGTATTTGCGTTAAACAGCATTGTGACTGATGttggcctgtctatttcattgctggccattcagtcatggctctttgaaattaacACGATGTATGGCTTTTGAGTTAAGACTACTCAATCGTGTTTATTTCACTTGAAATCagcttgttttgacgcaagaaatagatagatatatcttactgaaagtccaaggtcttgttaaaatggttctatttacGCCAACAATCTGGTGTTAATTTCAGAAGATACATATGTACAGCGATACAAGCAAAATCAGCAGATTAAATGaggttttaaaaatccaaatataCAGTTACCTTTTCGAAGTTTCTATATTACatagttcaaggtcattgcGGACTTCGATAATTCTTGTCCGCAGTGCCTATGCAAAATACATGTCTGTTCTTATCatatgtaaccccccccccccctatatTTCACACCATGGTGTATTCACATTATTGTCAGTAATCAGGAGTTATCGTTCTTGTCCATGGTTTGACGTCtatatattcagtttaaaaccacttaaaaatatacatagtaAGTGAATACTAATTCATTTAccatattttatcaatatactTGATCATTATACCAATACATGGATGCATTTGCCGTTGGACCCAGGTGGGGCTTACGTGGGGTCTCATTTTCTCCGTCGGACTTGTTTTAGTATCAGCGCTCAGCAGTCACATGACCTTTGAAGAATATTGGAAAGAGAAAGcagaaaaatattgtttgttgCGCATATGAATTTTCTCCTTCTGATATTCAGTAAGTAATTACTGTCATGTCAAttgaatcatttattcatatagtTTGTTTATTCCATTGCTTTGTTCCACGATTAAACGCATCTTGAAATTATTCATGTTCGTTCGCTGTATAAATATTAACAAGTAGACACTGATAAACACACGAGACCGATTTATTGAATATGTCCAcataataaaacttaaatacTGTAGAGAGTACATACATTTAgtaaaaactaaattaaatccTTGAAATCTCTGTGTGAACATCTACTTTGACTTAGTCCCAAAACAAATGACATGCATAGGTGTGGTTGAATGAAATCCACCTTCTCCGCCCCCTTTCAATCCTcaggaaattaaaatgaaattaaggtTTCAAGTGTTTTAATTAATGGATCCACTGAATCTTATTTATGGATCATTTGAATCACTTACTTGCCATAAACCATAACTGTTAATGATGGCAGGATACTATCTCCACGTTATGTCAAGGCTAGTAATGTAAtgttttagaaccattttaacaagtccttggactttcagtaggatgtaactatctattttttGTATCAAAACAGGTTAAAATTTACGCTGGTTTAGAGTGATATATGCATAGATTGCGTAGCCTTATAGCTCAAAAGCAATGAggaatgaaatagacaggcttatgtcacattgctgtttgacacaactacccaaagtccaagcttttgTTGAAATGGTTCTAATGTTCTTCACACTAATGCCTTCACAAAAGTTGATCACTATTAAACAGGCAAGTCCAGTCAAAAGTATAGTTTTTTGACATCTAGGCCTATTAGATAATTGGTTCCCGACAGAGAGCATGGAACCAATTGGTATCTCTTTTACTCAAAACATTGAAAAGGAGAATGTGTgattaaatgaaaatgtgtatttGCCTATTTGGATATGCACACAGTGGCTATTTcaactgtttttaaaaggaATCAGAGAGGTTTTAACATCTTCGGCAAGATGgttttcatacatgtacctgatCAATAAATCTATCGTTTGAAAATGTTACTCCATCTCACACCCACTGTCAAATTGTCTCAACCCATTCTTATTAACCAAGTCGGAAATAATGATGCAACAATATTATCGgatttgatgtattttaagattaaGGAATATGTTATTCATGTATTTTGATGAGTCTGGCTTTTGATAGCCACTCAAATTTGTCAAGGGTTAGTGTGAGGAATGTAACAGTAAGCCTGGCCCTGCATTTGACATTGTGAAGATGGCAGCACATTAAGCTAGTGCAAAGTGCTCGAAAGTATATTGTGTAGCTCTTAATGTGACATGAGGCAAAGAAAACTCTAGATGCTTATATGGCATCCCAATTTATGATCACAAAATAACCAGaaagaatatttacatttttaaccaggttttccgaaggaaaaatccagttattaaaatggtgaaaatggcgggcggtcgggcggctgccaaaagggtaccctcattgtacggataactcctcctacagttttcaagataggaagttgttgttttgcagatcaattgtatatatatcagaggtgtgcatattgctaggattttgatttctgataatttatgaaaaaattaccagcttttgaacttagtcattttttggcaaaatattgcatatagggtaccctcattgtacggataactcctcctaaagttttcaagataggaagttgttcttttgcagatcaattgtacatagggtatatcagaggtgtgcatattgctaggattttgatttctgataatttatgaaaaaaataccagcttttgaacttagtcactttttggcaaaatattgcatataggggtacaccatttcactggatatgggttgacatggattatggataaagttcacataaaagaaaacccggtttgctgtcacattgacagcttttcacttgtttaataATTTACCGTGAATTATAAACTTGTATGCCTGTACAACCCAGGTGAGGGTAATTTAAATAACACATTTGTAGGACAATATGATAGCTGTAATCATGCTTTGAAAATTCTGTCTTAATAACTGATCAAAAACTGCATATTTCAGTGGAAGCTAGGGTAATTTTTAACTGGTTTTGATGCAATAACTAGATAATTATGTCCTGTCGAaggtccaaggtcttgttaaaatggttctatcatGTTAATGTACTGagatttaaaatctttatagaaaaaataaaacaatttttaagaagATGGGACTATTAcagttaagaaaaaatatataactagaTGTACACTATTTAACCAGGTGTCACTGTAATAAATCTTAATCAATATTCTCTTTTCCAGGGAAGCGATGAAGAaagaattttacattatttcagTGTTCTCTTTGGGTAAGATATTGTTAGCAATCCTAGATCTTTGTGTATTTCTGCATTCTTCAGAGACATGCATATTTGTCTTTTAATCAGTTAAGTGTTTCCTGATATTTGTTTcccaaattttgtaattttctttaTGTCTTGCAAAGGTATATTTCTACTTGTCATTAGGCCTATATGGTAGCAGTAGTATTCTTGTATTCAGTGtaataatttctttgatttatgttCTTTCAGTGTGTTCGATTGTCCATGCTGTATCAGGTTTGTGTACAATTACTAAAACTCTATATTCATTGTAAATGATCATATGTTTGATGCgtaaggcctaacaaaaaaaatggtttgtttccgctttcatgctaaaaaaaaagtagggtcggtcggtcggaaattttttttttttcaaatattttttttccctttaatattgcagtatccatacatgccggttagatactgacactgctgaatggtataaaatcagaaatacttttaatatcattccTGACAATTAAGCTGGtcttaaaaaaacacaaaaatgatattatatatcagaTACTTCCTCTGCCAATGATGAGAgcattattaaaatctacaacacatgtaaacatacagccattttgaaacaaaacgttTGAGTTACACTGATTTGAGAAGAGTAACTGCTTCAAGCTTTTTTGTGACCACAATTTTGAGTAAATCTTTTTCCTATATaatcggataaaaacgaaaataaacaattttccatcaaaaatccttaaaaaaaatgttttgagtcGGGGGGTAAAAGCTAGGGTCGGTctggaaagcggaaacaaacacttttttttcttaggcCTAATATAGTGAACCATTAGGGACTAGTGATGTATGTTTGTTATAAATGTAGATTTTTATATCCCCTGTTACGATTTATAGATAAGGGAACCAGACTAACGTAAATTTGCTGTAAGAGTGACTCTGCTATGAGATGTGTATGCTTTagccatgttttactgtatttccATCCCTGATGGTAAAAATTTTAAGGTTGCAACAAGACCCTGACCCTTAGCAATGAGACTTTGGTGGCAGACCTAAACGAAACTTGTAGCTGGGTAATAAAGTCCCCCAAATTAACAACAATAGTTGTCCAAGTCACCAGCCTCCACCTGACGAATTCCATGGACAGTGTCCGAGTTGTGGATGGTGACACCCTCATCGCATCGTACACAGATCTGGATCAGAGCGGTAATATCAAATGTCATAGGTTAATGCTATTATTTTTCTAGTCTCAGTTGGGGCAGAATCTATTGTAGGGCTGCAGCCATCATATTTGATGTAATGTAAAATAAGAGTATTTCATCATTGACAGCTCTTATACATTCCATGAAATAATATTGTTGcctgtattttttcattatataatattgGATCAGATGGGTAAGGTTACGCAAGGTGcttacttttctttaaaaacttgTCATGTTTATGTTTAAATTGGAATAACTTGATCATAACTGATGCATAAATACACATATTAATATGCTTATGGTATTTATCTAGTAAataattttgtcattatttttagAATCTTTCTCTTTAAGTACAGTCCATGAAAAACATTtcctgatattttaatttttttgttttttgtgcaGGAGATTTACTTGTGAGTAGCAATAACTCACTCCTTGTGCTTGCAAGTTACAGTGGCAAAGGGAGCTCACCCCGAAATGTCACAGTTTCCTTAAAACCACAAGGTTAGTTCCCTTAAGggcaaaatattttagaaacatTACTATACACTAATGACTTTATGAACtagttttttattttgattattcaGTGATATATATAAATAGGGAGATTTTTTTGTTATAGCTGGTGGGGGCAGATACACAGATAATGGACAAGTGAAACTGAATGGCACATCTCTCCCACAAAATGATTCTAGTCCAGTCTACTTCCAGCTAATAGCCACCAAAGGCCAACAGGCAAGTCTCAGACATTTCAATACATGCTTGCATGCAGGCTTTAAATTATCATGCAATGGCTTTGAATAAAAATTGCTGAAATATAGTATTTCCCAAAATAGTTTATGTAAAACACCCAGTACACAAcataattttttgatttaatgataATCCCATTTTAATATTCTTAGTACTAAGTATTGAGCCAAAGTGGGTAATAATAGAATGTAGTCAGTAGTATTCTTATGTTAATGTAACATTCTGAGTGAATGCATATAGGTTGAGGTATACTGCTAATTATAATGCCATGCATtgaagagagagaaagagagtgaTGAAGTtcagaatttattcaatatgACATATGAATATTACAAAACAAGCACTAGACTCATTTACAGCATACAGCACTAAGTAAGAGgcatgaaaaaaattgacaGGAAAATGTTGAGTGCATACTGTACATAAAtgatatgttatatatatacattgcatATAAAAAGGTAGGTATTCATAACAATctctgttataatttttttgtgtagTGGTTTTCTTTTTTGAGATCAATTTACATAGTGTTTGTACAAGAGTCATCAAATTTTAGGAAGAGTTAGTGTGCTCATTTAACTCGGTGATTACCGTTAGATATTTTACACATCTTCCTGAccctttgataaaaatatacatattatattggtaactttaaattatatcaaatatttttaaaacataaataatgatttgcaaaataaaaaatagacaGTTGAGTCAATAGACTAGACATATTGTTCATGGAGAGGAAGTCAACATTTCAGCTGCTGAgttattttacatttaacttGGCACATTTTAAATGTCTAAAATCTGACTTCTCCAACCTCTTGAATCACATTTGTATTAACCTGAGCTATAAAACTATCACATTATGTTTATTATCACAAGGTCCAATACTGAAATGTCAAAGACTAAAAAGATGTGTCTCTTAGGCATGATCACATTGTAATGTCTATAACACTCTGTCATGTCTACCAATGCTATTACTCTTATGCAGACTATCCCATGTTTGTTTACGGTTCATCACTTATCACAATGCTGTAGCCACACTGAATGTTGAAACATCCTCCATCTCTTCATCTTCCACGATGGTGTTCACTTCTGCCATCTCCCCTGACACTTGAGTTCCTTGTCCCTCTTCACTTCCTCCTTCCACCATCATCACCTCCTCCACCTGACTGACATCGCTTTCAGAGGTCACACTGGTCTCGCCCTCTTCCTCGTTCTCGATGAAGATCCCAATGCTCTGGGAAGACACCTCGGCCAGTATGAGCACCGTCATCACTTCCTCCGAGCTGTATGTCGCGAAGATATTGTTGATCAGGTCCTGGATTTCCGTCCACTTTCGGAGGCGATATTCGTCGTACATGTCTCGCATCCACTCTACCATTCCAAGACGGGAGTGCCAGTGCTGGCGGAGCTGTAGAAATCTAAGGGAGTTCCTCTGGTGAAACAGTCTGTTTTTCATGTCCTGAAGTTTGGAATCTGAAAGAATTCTTTGgcatataagtacatgtactctttGGTTCACTTCTCATATAATAGTGATTTATTTGTTTGCTTAGTCAACTATAATAGACTTCACAAAGTCCGTACATTATAAAGGTTTTTGGATGGTTGTTTGAAAAGAAGTTGGCAAGCAAATATTCTCCAATTTGCTTCTTAAACTAAATagaaaactgaaaaataaatttgcgTTTTGCCAAGGAAGTATTTAGACATGATGGTGAAATCCCACTTGAGAAAATCTAGATAAATTTTGGCTCCCTGGGCCTATGATTCATCCAATAGTAAATTAAATTGTGTTAGAATTCTTAATTACTTATTTCAATTCCTTCTTTCAAAACTCAGAGCATAATATTATTTCTTCAAACTACCTGGTTTATATTCTGAGAATTCAGTgttaaataaatgcaaatgGTTTTGTAATTTATGCATACATGTCGTTTCATATTTgctttatattaacaatatgaattttttgcaGTATGGTTATTGGATAAGTATTTAACTTAAAAGTAATGCTggtgttttcaataaaatatttaaaaattgaatttttctacCAGTAATCTCTCAGATATCGATGTAGCTATAGGTATCAATGTTCAAGGATAACACAGATTTTTATTCTTCATGCAACAGGTAATGAGGGGTAAAATGTTTTTGACCTGTACGTCTCTCAGTCAGTCCATTTGTCCTTTGTTTTGTTAGTGCAACTTTTCATAAACCGCTGCACAGATTTTAATTGTGTAAAACATTGTAGGTATTTAGGACACAATGTGTAGATCTGTATATTACCAGGAAATGGATCAGCCCTTTTGAACTTAAAATTTTAGCCATTTATTGAATTAAGTAATAAACAGTTTATCAGCACAACTCCATTTAAAACCACTGCACAGAATTTTGTGAATGTGTAGGTATTTAGGTTTATTAGGACACAATGtgttaatcatatttttatgcTGGAAAATcagatttctttaattttgtaaaatgttggcccctttgaaattcaattttggCCATAtattactgtaaaagtggttatttatgTGTTGTggaaatttacactacccgttGTTACgctgaaagttttaaaaaatacccctGCGCatatatggttaaaaaaatcaacacttcAAAGTGGTAAATCATGCATCCGTGCATTTACTACCAACACATATTGTTTGACTAAAAAAACTGCATACTTAACGACCAGCGTATAAAAAACTTTGAGCAACTTTGTAGGTAATAGAACATGATGTCATGTGTACTGGTACCTGCgcatgctacatgtacatgtcacatGAAAATCCATGCAATTTCATTATATTATGGGGAATTTGGGCCATTTTGAACGTtaaatttttgttgttatttaaagCAAAAGTACTGGTGTAGGCATGCATATTTACAGGAAGTTTTGATGtgattatttgtacatgtaggaGATGCACCtctttattgtattattttgtgtATACCAGTAATTATAATGTGTCCCCTGCCATTCATTGTGTGTATAATTGTCATGTATTGGGGGAGTGTGAGGTACATGAGCTAGCTTGCTCTAGAATTCCTATtattttttaaccgggttttccaaaagaaaaatcCTGGTATTGAAATGGCGAGAGGGCAGGCGGGATGGGTTGCgggtgggcggctgccaaaagagCATCCCTATTTTACGGATaattcctcctacagttttcaagacagGGAGTTGTTGTTTTTCAGGTCAATTgttcagagatgtgcatatttcttggattttgatttttgatgatttatgggtaaaaaaaaatagtagctGTTGATTTTAGACATTTTCTCACATAATATTGCATACAAAGTACTTAATTTCTCTGGATAGGCAGTGTTTATCTATTCAGGATTGACAAATAagattatggatactgttcacactaAAGAAAACATGGTTTGCTGACACATTGAcagtttttctcttttttactttttaaacccATAAAGCAAAacgattttttgtgaaatcgcACTTCTTGCAAAGATATGTGTGTCTAATAAATATCCTCCTAAAATAATTGTTATCATGTGCCAGATACAAATAAATGTATCCACACCCTTTTGGCATTGCAgtgtttatatacaaatgaTACAATTCAAACTGTGTTATTCCCAGCTTTAATGAACATGCATGCATGCACTTATAATGCTGTTATAAATTCCAAActttaatcttattttacaaatttatataGATGGTGGCTTCATGTAGCCCCAGCTGTTACCGTGAATTAGTTCcatattgtaaataaaagatTGCATATACtgatatcaaatatgatatatataacttttatttaaatgtctttttatgtatacatgttcattatatatatcattCTAAAGTGACATGCTGTAGGCCCTAGGGTAGAAATGTTAACAAATCAAGCACAGTTTCCTGTTTGTCTACAGTATGTATTTATAACTATATGTATAtagaattcatcaattatttttgcaccattttttttttgtttaggaAATGTGTCCTGTTGTACATTGCTTTGGTACTTATacaagggaaataactcaatGAAATTTTTTGGTAAAGAGAATAAATATTATGATATACATCTTTTACAAATAGAGAACATGGCATTGATAAGGTCATTCCCCAAGTCACTCTATACTCaaggtttaaaatttcaagtgtTATGCAGAGAAGCCATGTAAATTAATTGAAGAAGTTTTTACTaataataatgttaaatttGTGCTAATATATGTTTTACTTGATTTAAAAGACtcatttgattaattgttaaccttttgaattattttgatgcaaactagAGAATAAACAAGACCGGCATGTAAATAatattgcattttaaatgaattataccaTTGAGATTTGTACTTTTAATGATATCAAAGGATTCATTATATTTCATGTTATCATATAAGATATCATTGCAGGTGATGGCATTCTCAgtataattaaacaatttttattttgaaaatctgtaGATCTTAAAACAGAACAAACTCCAACATCATATAATTTCTGACacatgaatattttgattttcttaggaatagatCTAAgctaattgaaattttaaatctaaAGTTAAACCCCTAAATCATGAAGTTTACTGATTTCCTTACCTAAGAGGTACATCTGTTGAACAGCTCTGTCATGGCTCACAATCAAACGTTGAAGTCTCTCAGCTACATCCCAAAGCTTCTGGTTGTCCATGTCTGTCGATAGCTGTCCTGGTATGGCCTCACACGGACCCCTTTTCCCCTCTCTAGTTCCCATGCTGTCCTGCTGTTTTGACAattataaaaactgaatttatttGCTCTACATTAGCACAGCAGGGGCTTTGAAGTTTGTTAATTGGGAAACCGCTGGATTCCCACTTCAAACAGTACCTAAGTGATTGGTGTAACATGTAATTGTGTGTTATGAAGATAGGGCACCTGCTGGGGTATCAAGGCTTGTGTGCTGACCAGGTAATTGGGTCATAATTACCTAGATTAATCTTGTCACCTCTGTGAAGAGGGCCACCTGCTTGGGGTCCTTTTGTTTATCTACCTGTTGAGTAGGCAATAATTACAGCTTTATCTATTAATCTGCAGGTTTTTTAATTGACCATATTTTGATGTTATCAGTTATTTCTCCAAGCTGACATCttctgtaaaaatgtattttaaggatttttaattgcaatttttttacattccCTTTTGATGTTAtcaacataattatgtaatattgcagtcattaaatttctattttctGTGTTATTGTACATTTATAGATTGTGCTACTTCCTTATTATCTGAAACACATTAATTGAGTGTTGTAAGGGAAACTAAATAATTGCAGatagaaattattaaataagaaaattaaataattaaatttaatttaattaaattatttgtttttatctgctgatttataataattttgataaatatatatacaaataaatacaaaatattacattttcagAATGTTAATACATTTATGCATGGTTGtataaaacaatgtttaaaacAGATATTTTAAGATTATAGCTTTTtataagctcacctgagctgaaagctcaagtgagctattctgatcacattttgtctgtcgtccgtctgtctgtccgtccgtctgtccgtctgtctgtctgtccgtaaacttttcacattttcaacatcttctcaagaactactaggccaatttcaaccaaacttggcacaaatcatccttagacaaaggggattcaaagttgtgaaaattaagggccacacctgtttaaaaggggagataattagaaaaaaatgaaa from Crassostrea angulata isolate pt1a10 chromosome 7, ASM2561291v2, whole genome shotgun sequence includes:
- the LOC128193160 gene encoding uncharacterized protein LOC128193160 — protein: MGTREGKRGPCEAIPGQLSTDMDNQKLWDVAERLQRLIVSHDRAVQQMYLLDSKLQDMKNRLFHQRNSLRFLQLRQHWHSRLGMVEWMRDMYDEYRLRKWTEIQDLINNIFATYSSEEVMTVLILAEVSSQSIGIFIENEEEGETSVTSESDVSQVEEVMMVEGGSEEGQGTQVSGEMAEVNTIVEDEEMEDVSTFSVATAL